Proteins encoded by one window of Oceanibaculum indicum P24:
- the bchL gene encoding ferredoxin:protochlorophyllide reductase (ATP-dependent) iron-sulfur ATP-binding protein, with the protein MNSHSPVITPGRAEQIVRKLQERADGDGSVQVHLDPTQEIDGAKVFAVYGKGGIGKSTTSSNLSVAFSKLGLRVLQIGCDPKHDSTFTLTKSLIPTVIDVLETVDFHTEELRPEDYMVEGYNGVQCIEAGGPPAGTGCGGYVVGQTVKLLKEHHLLDDTDVVVFDVLGDVVCGGFASPLQHAERAVIVAANDFDSIFAMNRIVAAIKAKAKNYEVRLGGVIANRSRETDQIDRYNEAIGLKRLAHIPDSDLLRLSRLKKSTLFEMGDADEVVGIQREYIQLAERLWAGTPALEAEPMKDRDIFNFLGFE; encoded by the coding sequence ATGAATTCCCACTCCCCCGTCATCACGCCCGGCCGGGCCGAGCAGATCGTCCGCAAGCTGCAGGAGCGCGCCGATGGCGATGGCAGCGTGCAGGTGCATCTCGACCCCACCCAGGAGATCGACGGCGCCAAGGTCTTCGCCGTCTATGGCAAGGGCGGCATCGGCAAATCGACCACCTCGTCGAACCTGTCGGTCGCCTTCTCCAAGCTGGGGCTGCGGGTGCTGCAGATCGGCTGCGACCCGAAGCATGATTCCACCTTCACGCTGACCAAGAGCCTGATCCCCACCGTCATCGACGTGCTGGAGACGGTGGATTTCCATACCGAGGAGCTGCGCCCGGAAGATTACATGGTCGAGGGCTATAACGGCGTGCAGTGCATCGAGGCGGGCGGCCCGCCGGCGGGCACCGGCTGCGGCGGCTATGTCGTCGGCCAGACGGTGAAGCTGCTGAAGGAACATCACCTGCTGGACGATACCGACGTCGTCGTCTTCGACGTGCTGGGTGATGTGGTGTGCGGCGGCTTTGCATCGCCGCTGCAGCATGCCGAGCGCGCGGTCATCGTGGCGGCCAACGATTTCGACTCGATCTTCGCGATGAACCGCATCGTCGCCGCGATCAAGGCGAAGGCGAAGAATTACGAGGTGCGGCTGGGCGGCGTGATCGCCAACCGATCGCGCGAGACCGACCAGATCGACCGCTACAACGAGGCCATCGGGCTGAAGCGGCTGGCGCATATTCCCGATTCCGACCTGCTGCGGCTCAGCCGGCTGAAGAAGAGCACCCTGTTCGAGATGGGCGACGCCGACGAGGTCGTGGGCATCCAGCGCGAATATATCCAGCTCGCCGAACGGCTGTGGGCCGGTACGCCGGCGCTGGAGGCGGAGCCGATGAAGGACCGCGACATCTTCAACTTCCTGGGATTCGAGTGA
- the puhC gene encoding photosynthetic complex assembly protein PuhC, with the protein MARVSHLGYLGDRTGKKPNIFPAKILVAAIALLVFTAGAVLFGQLTGIGTVRVDSGSPVAIRDIVILRTAEDEVIVRDAAGGGEIARYETEKGGFVRGSLRAFARMRQVANVPLDAPYRLIRWESGQVSLSDTATGERIYLEAFGRDNAAAFAVLLERREGGKR; encoded by the coding sequence ATGGCGCGGGTATCGCATCTCGGCTATCTCGGCGACCGCACGGGGAAGAAGCCCAATATCTTCCCGGCGAAGATCCTGGTCGCGGCCATCGCCCTGCTGGTCTTCACCGCCGGGGCGGTGCTATTCGGCCAGCTGACCGGCATCGGCACCGTGCGGGTGGACTCAGGCTCGCCCGTGGCGATCCGCGACATCGTGATCCTGCGCACGGCAGAGGACGAGGTGATCGTCCGCGATGCGGCAGGCGGTGGCGAGATTGCGCGCTACGAAACGGAAAAGGGCGGCTTCGTGCGCGGCTCCCTGCGCGCCTTCGCCCGGATGCGCCAGGTGGCGAATGTGCCGCTGGACGCCCCCTACCGGCTGATCCGGTGGGAAAGCGGACAGGTCAGCCTGTCCGACACGGCAACCGGGGAGCGCATCTATCTGGAGGCGTTCGGCCGGGACAATGCCGCCGCCTTCGCCGTGCTGCTGGAGCGCCGGGAAGGAGGCAAGCGATGA
- the puhB gene encoding photosynthetic complex putative assembly protein PuhB, with protein sequence MRQEVIAREHEIEPVPGLPERLPDGEVMLWQGKPDARLVARRVMKSRWIGGYFLILAAWAGTAGLYDGQPLGGILFSIAVLIALAAVLLGLLELFAWAVERTTLYTITSERVVMRFGVALSMTLNLPYNRVSAVSIRRLGGKAGNLAIQLPPGHRLSWLIQWPHVRGWRFAEPEPSLICLPDADKAGDILALAIAQYRSRHSEHPRLATARPASGMAGIAVAAE encoded by the coding sequence ATGAGGCAGGAAGTCATCGCCCGCGAGCATGAGATCGAGCCGGTTCCGGGCCTGCCCGAGCGGCTGCCCGATGGCGAGGTGATGCTGTGGCAGGGCAAGCCCGACGCAAGGCTGGTCGCGCGCCGGGTCATGAAGAGCCGCTGGATCGGTGGCTACTTCCTCATCCTCGCGGCCTGGGCGGGCACGGCAGGCCTGTATGACGGCCAGCCGCTGGGCGGCATCCTGTTTTCCATCGCGGTGCTGATCGCACTGGCGGCGGTGCTGCTGGGGCTGCTCGAGCTGTTCGCCTGGGCGGTCGAGCGCACCACGCTTTACACCATCACCAGCGAGCGCGTGGTGATGCGCTTCGGCGTGGCGCTCTCGATGACGCTGAACCTGCCATACAATCGCGTCAGCGCGGTCTCCATCCGCCGCCTCGGCGGCAAGGCCGGAAACCTCGCCATCCAGCTGCCGCCGGGCCATCGCCTGTCCTGGCTGATCCAGTGGCCGCATGTGCGCGGCTGGCGTTTTGCCGAGCCGGAGCCGTCGCTGATCTGCCTGCCGGACGCGGATAAGGCAGGCGACATTCTGGCGCTGGCGATTGCACAGTACCGCAGCCGACATTCCGAACATCCGCGGCTGGCCACAGCACGCCCAGCCTCTGGCATGGCGGGCATCGCGGTGGCGGCGGAGTAG
- the puhE gene encoding putative photosynthetic complex assembly protein PuhE has translation MDLAHPVTVILIAIATWWLSTGLVLAMVHRAERGGWRPVTVLGLMTLAGAAGVALMLEGGANPTPMGSYTGFMGALLVWAWHEVAFLTGVLTGRRGDCPPGLTGLARFQAAWRAVRDHELAILATGIGLWLLLAEAPNRFGLTAFGLLWGMRISAKLLIFLGAPHAVSDLMPRGISHLKSYFNTGRLTPVFPVLLAIAGGLFLVLVLGASRAVQDYSTVGHILLATFMALAIIEHLILVVPVSDTALWRWALPRTQEAKPRKEAPQGSPPLDEMARLGLPRKERADGRLGMSET, from the coding sequence ATGGACCTCGCCCACCCGGTCACCGTCATTCTGATCGCGATCGCCACCTGGTGGCTGTCGACCGGTCTGGTGCTGGCGATGGTCCACCGCGCCGAGCGGGGCGGCTGGCGGCCGGTGACGGTGCTGGGGCTGATGACGCTGGCCGGGGCTGCCGGCGTGGCGCTGATGCTGGAAGGCGGGGCGAATCCCACGCCGATGGGCTCCTACACCGGCTTCATGGGCGCGCTGCTGGTCTGGGCCTGGCATGAGGTTGCCTTCCTGACCGGCGTGCTGACCGGCCGGCGCGGCGATTGCCCGCCGGGGCTGACGGGCCTCGCCCGCTTCCAGGCGGCCTGGCGGGCGGTGCGCGACCATGAGCTGGCCATCCTGGCGACCGGCATTGGCCTGTGGCTGCTGCTGGCCGAGGCGCCGAACCGGTTCGGCCTCACCGCCTTCGGCCTGCTGTGGGGCATGCGGATTTCAGCCAAGCTGCTGATCTTCCTGGGCGCGCCGCACGCAGTCAGCGACCTTATGCCGCGCGGAATTTCGCATCTGAAGAGTTATTTCAATACCGGGCGGCTGACACCGGTATTTCCTGTGCTGCTGGCGATTGCCGGCGGGCTGTTCCTGGTGCTGGTACTGGGGGCGAGCCGGGCGGTGCAGGATTATTCCACTGTTGGCCATATTCTGCTGGCGACCTTCATGGCGCTGGCGATCATCGAGCATTTGATACTTGTCGTGCCGGTCTCTGATACAGCACTCTGGCGCTGGGCTCTGCCAAGAACACAAGAGGCAAAGCCCCGAAAGGAAGCCCCGCAAGGTTCCCCGCCGCTGGACGAGATGGCGCGTCTTGGCCTCCCCCGCAAGGAACGGGCGGATGGCCGGCTGGGCATGAGCGAAACCTAG
- the acsF gene encoding magnesium-protoporphyrin IX monomethyl ester (oxidative) cyclase, whose protein sequence is MSDQAMLADPFSSPSGAGGRKAVVNDSTRSALVSTMLSPRFYTTDFEEMDRIDISSVREEWDALMVRFRDDPNRGHFKRNADWEDIDIDELPDDLREEFKDFLISSLTSEFSGCVLYKEMKRRGTNKEICDLFGYMSRDESRHAGFINDVLKDFGIGVNMGFLAKAKKYTFFKPKFIYYATYLSEKIGYARYITIYRHLEKHPEQRFHPIFKWFKEWCNDEFTHGEAFSLIIRSDPKLTRGHNKLWIKFFLLAVFATMYVRDHMRPAFHRGLGVDIDEYDMRVLRLTSEISRQCFPLVLDFDNPALVEGLRRMERINQRAQAAAASGGIGGRIGKAFWGLAAGVNFLRLYMIPSVPNTLPETSRLQPIW, encoded by the coding sequence ATGAGCGATCAAGCCATGCTGGCCGATCCGTTCTCCTCTCCCTCCGGTGCAGGGGGACGAAAGGCAGTGGTCAATGATTCGACGCGCAGCGCGCTGGTCTCCACCATGCTGTCGCCGCGCTTCTACACCACCGATTTCGAGGAGATGGACCGGATCGACATTTCCTCGGTGCGCGAGGAGTGGGACGCGCTGATGGTCCGCTTCCGGGACGACCCCAATCGCGGGCATTTCAAGCGCAACGCCGACTGGGAAGATATCGATATCGATGAGCTGCCCGACGATCTGCGCGAGGAGTTCAAGGATTTCCTGATCTCCTCCCTGACCTCGGAATTTTCCGGCTGCGTGCTCTACAAGGAGATGAAGCGCCGGGGCACCAACAAGGAAATCTGCGACCTGTTCGGCTATATGAGCCGCGACGAATCCCGCCATGCCGGCTTCATCAACGATGTACTGAAGGATTTCGGCATCGGCGTGAATATGGGCTTTCTCGCCAAGGCGAAGAAGTACACCTTCTTCAAGCCGAAATTCATCTATTACGCGACCTACCTGTCCGAGAAGATCGGCTATGCCCGCTACATCACCATCTACCGGCATCTGGAGAAGCATCCGGAGCAGCGCTTCCATCCGATCTTCAAATGGTTCAAGGAGTGGTGCAACGACGAGTTCACCCATGGCGAGGCGTTCTCGCTGATCATCCGCTCCGACCCGAAGCTGACGCGCGGGCACAACAAGCTGTGGATCAAGTTCTTCCTGCTGGCCGTGTTCGCCACCATGTATGTGCGCGACCATATGCGCCCGGCCTTCCACAGGGGCCTCGGCGTCGATATCGACGAGTACGACATGCGGGTGCTGCGGCTCACCAGCGAGATATCGAGGCAGTGCTTCCCGCTGGTGCTGGATTTCGACAATCCCGCACTGGTCGAAGGGCTGCGGCGGATGGAGCGCATCAACCAGCGGGCCCAGGCCGCTGCTGCCTCGGGCGGTATCGGCGGGCGCATCGGCAAGGCCTTCTGGGGTCTGGCCGCCGGGGTGAACTTCCTGCGCCTCTATATGATCCCCAGCGTGCCGAACACGCTGCCCGAAACCTCGCGCCTGCAGCCGATCTGGTAG
- the bchM gene encoding magnesium protoporphyrin IX methyltransferase, which translates to MTQTDYIRRTGEIEHYFDRTALEAWKRLTGDQPVSGIRATVRKGREEMRNTLASWLPQDLTGWRILDAGCGAGILSLELMERGADVVGIDLSAQMISFARKRAFERQAASPELSARRGSVRFESGDLLDPRFGDFDAVVSMDVLIHYAAADATEVLERLAEPTSRSLIFTLAPGSFLLRAMLATGTLFPRRDRSPAIHPVNPERVVERLTARPTMQGWSAGRSHRVAVGFYISQAMEVTR; encoded by the coding sequence GTGACGCAGACCGACTACATCCGCAGGACCGGCGAGATCGAGCATTATTTCGACCGCACCGCGCTGGAGGCCTGGAAGCGCCTGACCGGCGACCAGCCGGTCAGCGGCATCCGCGCGACCGTGCGCAAGGGCCGGGAGGAGATGCGCAATACTCTGGCCAGCTGGCTGCCGCAGGACCTTACCGGCTGGCGCATCCTCGATGCCGGCTGCGGTGCCGGCATCCTGTCGCTGGAGCTGATGGAGCGCGGCGCCGATGTGGTCGGCATCGATCTGTCGGCGCAGATGATCAGCTTCGCCCGCAAGCGCGCCTTTGAGCGGCAGGCGGCATCTCCCGAGCTTTCGGCGCGGCGCGGATCGGTGCGGTTCGAGAGCGGCGATTTGCTGGACCCGCGCTTCGGTGATTTCGACGCTGTCGTCTCCATGGATGTGCTGATCCACTACGCCGCCGCCGATGCGACAGAGGTGCTGGAACGGCTGGCGGAGCCCACCAGCCGCAGCCTGATCTTCACGCTGGCGCCGGGGTCCTTCCTGCTGCGCGCGATGCTGGCGACGGGCACCCTGTTCCCGCGCCGCGACCGCTCGCCGGCCATCCATCCGGTCAATCCGGAGCGGGTGGTCGAACGGCTGACTGCCCGGCCCACCATGCAAGGCTGGTCCGCCGGTCGCAGCCACCGGGTCGCGGTCGGGTTCTACATCTCCCAGGCGATGGAGGTGACCCGATAA
- a CDS encoding BCD family MFS transporter — translation MSVGIVNRRMIAFWQRLGTRFMPFADAATVDVPLSKLLRLALFQVSAGCVLVLLTGTLNRVLIVELGVSVALVSAAVAIPVLVAPMRLFFGHRSDTYRSVLGWRRVPYVWLGSLLQFGGLAIMPFALLLLQSQTLGPSWAGPVAVALAFILTGFGLHMAQTAGLALASDLVPAEKRPRVVALLYFMMLAGMIGASGGYSLLLADFNPMRLIQVIQGTAVFVIAVNVVAIWKQEARDPRRTALDRVTQSFMEALREYRSDPGVMRLLLAVAVGSAAFSMQDILLEPYGGEILGLGVSQTTLLTGLWAAGTMLGFAWAGHSLQRGAQMHRVAARGLLIGIAAFSAVILASPLQLTALFYAGAAAIGLGGGLFAVSTMLAAMSVSATAQNGIVVGAWGAVQATAIGLGLMVAGLLKNGVNSLALNGMLGEAMNTGAAGYLVVYQAEIILLFVCLAIIGPLSGRRYVKAQQGDMRFGLAEMPG, via the coding sequence ATGAGCGTGGGCATCGTCAACCGCAGGATGATCGCATTCTGGCAGCGGCTGGGGACGCGCTTCATGCCGTTCGCCGACGCCGCGACGGTTGACGTGCCGCTCTCCAAACTGCTGCGGCTGGCGCTGTTCCAGGTTTCGGCGGGCTGCGTCCTCGTGCTGCTGACCGGCACGCTGAACCGGGTGCTGATCGTCGAGTTGGGCGTCTCCGTGGCGCTGGTCTCGGCGGCGGTCGCCATCCCCGTGCTGGTGGCGCCGATGCGGCTGTTCTTCGGCCACCGGTCGGATACCTACCGCTCCGTGCTGGGCTGGCGGCGCGTGCCCTATGTGTGGCTCGGCAGCCTGTTGCAGTTCGGAGGGCTGGCGATCATGCCCTTCGCGCTGCTGCTGTTGCAGTCGCAGACGCTGGGGCCGAGCTGGGCCGGGCCGGTGGCGGTGGCACTGGCCTTCATCCTGACCGGTTTCGGCCTGCACATGGCGCAGACGGCGGGGCTGGCGCTGGCCAGCGATCTGGTGCCAGCGGAAAAGCGTCCGCGCGTGGTGGCGCTGCTCTATTTCATGATGCTGGCCGGGATGATCGGCGCGTCGGGCGGCTACAGCCTGCTGCTGGCCGATTTCAACCCGATGCGGCTGATCCAGGTGATCCAGGGCACGGCGGTCTTCGTCATCGCGGTCAATGTGGTGGCGATCTGGAAGCAGGAAGCGCGCGATCCCCGGCGCACCGCGCTGGACCGCGTGACCCAGAGCTTTATGGAGGCGCTGCGGGAATATCGCAGCGATCCCGGCGTGATGCGGCTGCTGCTGGCGGTCGCGGTAGGATCGGCGGCCTTCAGCATGCAGGACATCCTGCTGGAACCCTATGGCGGCGAGATACTGGGGCTCGGCGTCAGCCAGACCACGCTGCTGACCGGGCTGTGGGCGGCGGGCACCATGCTGGGCTTTGCCTGGGCCGGCCACTCGCTGCAACGGGGGGCGCAGATGCACCGCGTCGCGGCGCGCGGCCTGCTGATTGGCATTGCCGCCTTCTCGGCCGTCATTCTCGCCTCGCCCTTGCAGCTGACGGCTTTGTTCTATGCCGGCGCGGCGGCCATCGGGCTGGGCGGCGGGCTGTTCGCGGTCAGCACCATGCTGGCCGCCATGTCGGTCTCCGCCACGGCGCAGAACGGCATCGTGGTCGGTGCCTGGGGTGCCGTTCAGGCGACCGCCATCGGGTTGGGCCTGATGGTTGCCGGACTGCTGAAGAACGGCGTCAACAGCCTGGCGCTGAACGGCATGCTGGGCGAGGCGATGAACACCGGCGCGGCCGGATATCTGGTCGTCTATCAGGCGGAAATCATCCTGCTTTTCGTGTGCCTGGCGATCATCGGGCCGCTGTCTGGCCGGCGCTATGTAAAGGCGCAGCAGGGCGATATGCGTTTTGGACTGGCGGAGATGCCCGGCTGA
- the puhA gene encoding photosynthetic reaction center subunit H produces MTGSLVGSIDVAQMVLYAFWVFFAGLVWYLRQEDRREGYPLEEDVTGRYNKNPFLFIPPKKTFVLPHGHGTVDAPNFKRDERPLSARRIAPAPGYPIEPVGNPLLAGVGPGSWAERAERPDITSHGDARIVPMRLAEGFAIAEGEVEPRGLQVVGCDGKVGGTVADVWVDRAEHLIRYYEVAVGEGRTVLLPNNFVVVRRGRGGVRQLYVHAITAEQFADVPATAQPETVTLREEDKIAAYYGAGLLYALRNRQESVL; encoded by the coding sequence ATGACTGGATCACTCGTAGGCAGCATCGATGTGGCACAGATGGTGCTGTACGCGTTCTGGGTGTTTTTCGCCGGGCTGGTCTGGTACCTGCGCCAGGAGGACCGGCGCGAGGGCTATCCTCTGGAGGAGGATGTGACGGGCCGCTACAACAAGAACCCGTTCCTGTTCATCCCGCCGAAGAAGACCTTCGTGCTGCCGCATGGGCACGGCACCGTTGACGCGCCGAACTTCAAGCGCGACGAGCGGCCCTTGTCCGCGCGCCGCATCGCCCCGGCGCCGGGCTATCCCATCGAGCCGGTCGGCAACCCGCTGCTGGCGGGCGTCGGCCCCGGCTCCTGGGCTGAGCGCGCGGAACGGCCGGACATCACATCGCATGGCGATGCGCGCATCGTGCCGATGCGGCTGGCCGAGGGCTTTGCCATCGCCGAGGGCGAGGTGGAGCCGCGCGGACTTCAGGTCGTCGGCTGTGACGGCAAGGTGGGCGGCACGGTCGCCGATGTCTGGGTGGACCGCGCCGAACATCTGATCCGCTATTACGAGGTGGCGGTGGGCGAGGGCAGGACGGTCCTGCTGCCGAACAATTTCGTGGTGGTCCGCCGCGGCCGTGGCGGCGTGCGCCAGCTCTATGTGCATGCGATCACCGCCGAACAGTTCGCCGATGTGCCGGCCACCGCGCAGCCCGAGACCGTGACCCTGCGCGAGGAGGACAAGATCGCCGCCTATTACGGCGCCGGCCTGCTCTACGCCCTGCGCAACCGGCAGGAGTCGGTGCTATGA